One window of Futiania mangrovi genomic DNA carries:
- a CDS encoding thiamine pyrophosphate-binding protein, translating to MTGTYTVGDLVADFLHALGVETVFGIVSVHNIPMLDAIGRGNAIRFVMARGEMGGAHMADAYARVSGNLGVLFTSTGPGAANAVPGLVEARFGGAPLLHITGQTQTADIDTGHGAVHDVPDQLGMLASVSKKAFRVRSADEALGTLIEAATAALAPPMGPVSVEIPIDIQRTRIDRPADLEGLVLPIPPAWAGDAGSLDRLADAVAGAKRPLLWCGNGARHARAAVERLADMGIAVVTSGAGRAVIPETHPMMLGAFHAGPVVEAFYETVDMMVVAGGRLRGHETRDLSMKLPETRVQIDIDPAARGRTYTTDLFHTGEAGAALSAIADRLEGRLAVEDSYRAEIADLKTRIVETFRDTLGPYRDVPDAFARAMGPDALWVRDVTLNNTTWGNRLLPLKEPGQNVYPIGAAIGPGLAMGIGAAFAAEGRKTVVMTGDGGFFLNVGELWTAVQENVQVAIVVMNDKGYGVIKHIQDALYGGRHFFGDLKAPSLEGLAELAGIPFGRVSAVGELEGALRQALDHHGPALVEVDMTAIGPYPPYYKPPPYAQKG from the coding sequence ATGACAGGCACCTACACCGTCGGCGACCTGGTTGCCGACTTCCTCCACGCGCTGGGCGTCGAGACCGTGTTCGGCATCGTCTCGGTCCACAACATCCCGATGCTCGACGCCATCGGGCGCGGCAACGCGATCCGCTTCGTGATGGCGCGGGGCGAGATGGGCGGTGCGCACATGGCCGACGCCTATGCCCGCGTCTCGGGCAACCTCGGCGTGCTGTTCACCTCGACCGGGCCGGGGGCTGCGAACGCCGTGCCGGGCCTCGTCGAGGCGCGCTTCGGCGGCGCGCCGCTGCTCCACATCACGGGCCAGACGCAGACCGCCGACATCGACACGGGCCACGGCGCGGTGCACGACGTGCCGGACCAGCTCGGCATGCTCGCCTCGGTCTCCAAGAAGGCGTTTCGCGTCCGCTCGGCGGATGAGGCGCTCGGCACGCTGATCGAGGCGGCGACGGCGGCCCTGGCCCCGCCGATGGGGCCCGTTTCCGTCGAGATCCCCATCGACATCCAGCGCACGCGAATCGACCGGCCCGCGGACCTCGAAGGCCTCGTCCTGCCGATCCCGCCGGCGTGGGCGGGCGATGCGGGCTCGCTCGACCGGTTGGCCGACGCGGTGGCCGGGGCGAAGCGCCCGCTGCTCTGGTGCGGCAATGGCGCGAGGCACGCGCGCGCCGCGGTCGAACGGCTTGCGGACATGGGTATCGCGGTGGTGACGAGCGGAGCGGGCCGCGCGGTCATTCCGGAGACTCACCCGATGATGCTCGGCGCGTTCCACGCAGGCCCCGTGGTGGAGGCCTTCTACGAAACCGTCGACATGATGGTCGTCGCGGGCGGACGGCTGCGCGGGCACGAGACGCGCGACCTCTCCATGAAGCTGCCCGAAACCCGCGTGCAGATCGACATCGACCCCGCCGCGCGCGGGCGCACCTACACGACGGACCTGTTCCACACGGGCGAGGCAGGGGCGGCGCTCTCCGCAATCGCCGACCGGCTGGAGGGGCGGCTTGCGGTCGAGGACAGCTACCGGGCGGAGATCGCGGACCTCAAGACCCGCATCGTGGAGACGTTCCGCGACACGCTCGGCCCCTACCGCGACGTGCCGGACGCCTTCGCCCGCGCCATGGGGCCGGACGCGCTGTGGGTGCGCGACGTCACGCTGAACAACACGACCTGGGGGAACCGGCTGCTGCCGCTCAAGGAACCCGGCCAGAACGTCTATCCCATCGGCGCGGCGATCGGGCCGGGCCTCGCGATGGGCATCGGCGCGGCCTTCGCGGCGGAGGGCCGCAAGACCGTGGTGATGACCGGCGACGGCGGCTTCTTCCTGAATGTGGGCGAGCTGTGGACCGCCGTGCAGGAAAACGTCCAGGTCGCCATCGTGGTCATGAACGACAAGGGCTATGGCGTCATCAAGCACATCCAGGATGCGCTCTACGGCGGGCGGCACTTCTTCGGCGACCTGAAGGCGCCGAGCCTCGAAGGCCTTGCCGAGCTTGCGGGCATCCCCTTCGGCCGCGTGAGTGCGGTCGGCGAACTGGAAGGCGCACTGAGACAGGCGCTCGACCACCACGGCCCGGCGCTCGTCGAGGTGGACATGACCGCCATCGGCCCCTACCCGCCCTATTACAAGCCGCCGCCCTATGCGCAGAAGGGCTGA